A genomic window from Agrobacterium tumefaciens includes:
- a CDS encoding TonB-dependent receptor plug domain-containing protein — MELKYRGRNNAATIIKAGLSAGTALGFALPAFSQQAQEGTTVLQQIVVTASGFEQNVKDAPASITVVTREDLEKGSYRDLTDALREVQGVSVTGIANEKDIFIRGLPGAYTLVLVDGKRQSTRDARTNGNSGFEQSFVPPVSAIERIEVVRGPMSSLYGSDAMGGVINIITRKVGDVWSGSVTTEGTVQQHSKFGNSGQVSWYANGPILKDQLGLQVWGRGFTRGEDSVLNGTTGAKEYDFNGRLTFTPNEDHDIYLEGGKTRLRRSAEPGDTLAAADANGTYNTNTRDHWSLSHTGRWGPTTSEFSFQQEWAERTNFTRNIRTGRVTENPRSPEVRNTVLDGKFTTPFELFGNHTLVTGGQYFEARLKDQNPGRRTSLDETFSATQWALFVEDEWRIVDNFALTGGLRLDNHEKYGNHFSPRLYGVWSATEELTIKGGISTGFRAPEIRQVAPGYAYTTGGGGCTYGPSGTCGVIIGDPSLEAEKSTSYEVAALWDNGDVALGATYFYTDFKDKISNALVLNPDGTPARWSEDRNYRLWYNYNIDDAVIQGVELTATWYATPELTLRGNYTYTHSEQKTGDYEGFPLARTPEHMANLRGDWVTPIDGLEAWASVNYHGSEINAGPRIGTNGTPVTINGKAGRKYEAYTTLDIGAKYAVAENVDLNAAVYNVFDKDVGTDDFNTVMEGRRFWISMTAKF; from the coding sequence ATGGAATTGAAGTACCGCGGCCGGAACAACGCTGCGACAATAATAAAGGCCGGTCTTTCGGCAGGAACGGCGCTGGGCTTTGCTCTGCCCGCTTTTTCGCAGCAGGCGCAGGAAGGAACCACGGTTCTCCAGCAGATCGTCGTCACCGCATCCGGCTTCGAGCAGAATGTGAAGGACGCGCCTGCCAGCATCACGGTTGTCACGCGCGAGGATCTGGAAAAGGGGTCCTATCGCGATCTGACAGATGCTCTGCGTGAAGTGCAGGGTGTATCTGTCACCGGCATCGCCAATGAAAAGGATATTTTCATTCGCGGATTGCCCGGCGCTTACACGCTGGTCCTCGTTGACGGCAAGCGGCAGAGCACCCGCGATGCCCGCACTAACGGCAACTCCGGTTTCGAACAGAGCTTCGTTCCGCCGGTTTCGGCGATTGAGCGCATCGAGGTCGTGCGTGGGCCGATGTCCTCGCTTTATGGTTCCGATGCGATGGGCGGCGTCATCAACATCATCACACGCAAGGTTGGTGATGTCTGGTCAGGCTCCGTCACCACCGAGGGCACGGTTCAGCAGCATTCCAAATTCGGCAATAGTGGTCAGGTCTCCTGGTATGCCAATGGGCCGATCCTGAAGGACCAGTTGGGCCTGCAGGTCTGGGGCAGGGGCTTCACACGCGGCGAAGATAGCGTCCTGAACGGCACCACGGGCGCCAAGGAATACGATTTCAACGGCCGTCTGACGTTTACGCCGAATGAAGACCACGACATTTATCTCGAGGGCGGCAAAACACGGCTTCGCCGCAGCGCCGAGCCCGGTGATACGCTGGCGGCGGCTGACGCCAACGGCACTTACAACACCAATACGCGCGATCATTGGTCCCTGTCTCATACCGGCCGGTGGGGGCCGACCACATCTGAATTCTCCTTCCAGCAGGAATGGGCCGAGCGCACCAATTTCACCCGAAATATCCGCACGGGACGTGTAACCGAAAATCCGCGCTCGCCTGAAGTGCGCAACACTGTTCTCGACGGCAAGTTCACCACGCCCTTCGAATTGTTCGGAAACCACACGCTGGTGACGGGCGGCCAATACTTCGAAGCGCGTCTGAAGGACCAGAATCCGGGACGCCGCACCAGTCTGGACGAGACTTTTTCTGCCACCCAATGGGCGCTTTTTGTCGAGGATGAGTGGCGCATTGTCGATAATTTCGCGCTGACCGGTGGTCTGCGTCTCGATAACCATGAAAAATACGGCAATCATTTCAGCCCGCGCCTTTATGGTGTCTGGAGTGCGACGGAGGAGCTGACCATCAAGGGCGGCATTTCCACCGGTTTCCGCGCGCCTGAAATCCGCCAGGTCGCGCCGGGTTATGCCTATACCACCGGTGGCGGTGGTTGCACCTATGGTCCGAGCGGCACTTGCGGCGTGATTATCGGCGATCCGAGCCTGGAAGCGGAAAAGAGCACGAGCTACGAAGTGGCCGCACTCTGGGACAATGGCGATGTCGCGCTTGGCGCTACCTATTTCTACACCGATTTCAAGGACAAGATTTCCAACGCGCTGGTGCTCAACCCCGATGGAACGCCTGCCCGCTGGAGCGAGGACCGCAATTATCGCCTCTGGTACAATTACAATATTGACGATGCGGTGATTCAGGGTGTGGAGCTGACGGCAACCTGGTACGCCACGCCGGAACTGACGCTGCGTGGTAACTACACCTACACACATTCCGAACAGAAAACCGGCGATTATGAAGGTTTCCCGCTGGCGCGGACACCGGAGCATATGGCCAATCTGCGGGGCGACTGGGTGACACCGATAGATGGTCTCGAAGCTTGGGCTTCGGTCAATTATCACGGATCGGAAATCAATGCCGGACCGCGCATCGGCACCAATGGGACGCCGGTGACGATCAATGGTAAGGCCGGGCGCAAATATGAGGCCTACACTACCCTCGATATCGGTGCGAAATATGCAGTTGCCGAAAATGTCGATCTTAACGCTGCCGTCTATAACGTCTTCGACAAGGATGTCGGCACCGACGATTTCAACACTGTCATGGAAGGTCGCCGTTTCTGGATCAGCATGACGGCGAAATTCTGA
- a CDS encoding glycosyl transferase family protein — translation MTTGKRKEQSASPTKPDRLGQLKLLVAFDALLREGSVSRAAAGMGLPISSMSRILQQLREKYGDQLFLRTGQGLRPTPFAENMRLRIRSLAAEADNLIDYSREKPELPAAANKSGWERPVLMKAPPLSLRPSVVLEGQPTPENIADRLARIGHNADPQQRLAKYIATSAMGIGNSRPLSQEEAMDALAIILDGDADPIQIGALLATMHYRGGTAAELAGFIEAMWRHIERDRQRPAAVDLDWPAYMSPKHRDAPWFLHSARLVSMAGYSVLLHGHVGQGENGGKLELAAEACGIPLCHSLSQAAEATASERIAYLPIGGLSLQFQSLLGLHGILEMRLPLNTVVHLLNPLRARSAIIGVARPSYQELHRDTARLLSVENLAILGNTRDFAQFTPFRSTRIFGLSKGKDVEFVIPARETPPAEMPTMFTTFEYWRAVWTGAARDERAETTIISTAAIALMLVNDMAMPFEEAYARSLRLWHDRARNFANV, via the coding sequence ATGACAACCGGCAAGAGAAAAGAGCAATCAGCTTCCCCGACAAAGCCAGACAGGCTTGGACAGCTGAAATTACTTGTCGCTTTCGATGCGTTGTTGCGGGAAGGCAGTGTCAGCCGAGCTGCGGCCGGTATGGGACTGCCTATTTCCTCGATGAGCCGCATATTGCAGCAGCTGCGGGAGAAATACGGAGACCAGCTGTTTTTGCGCACCGGCCAGGGCCTGCGCCCGACACCCTTTGCCGAGAACATGCGGCTGCGGATCCGCTCGCTGGCGGCAGAAGCGGATAACCTGATCGATTATTCACGGGAGAAACCGGAACTGCCTGCCGCCGCCAATAAAAGCGGCTGGGAACGGCCAGTGCTGATGAAGGCACCACCGCTTTCGCTTCGCCCAAGCGTTGTTCTGGAAGGCCAGCCGACACCGGAAAACATCGCCGACCGTCTCGCCCGTATCGGCCACAATGCCGATCCGCAGCAGCGGCTTGCCAAATACATAGCAACCTCGGCAATGGGCATCGGCAATAGCCGCCCACTCAGCCAGGAGGAGGCGATGGATGCGCTAGCGATCATTCTCGACGGCGATGCCGACCCGATTCAAATCGGGGCGCTGCTTGCAACCATGCACTATCGCGGTGGGACCGCAGCGGAGCTTGCCGGTTTCATTGAAGCCATGTGGCGGCATATAGAAAGAGACCGGCAGCGGCCTGCCGCCGTTGATCTCGACTGGCCGGCCTATATGTCGCCCAAACATCGCGACGCACCGTGGTTCCTGCATTCCGCCCGCCTCGTTTCCATGGCGGGATACAGCGTTTTGTTGCATGGCCATGTGGGTCAGGGAGAAAATGGCGGCAAGCTCGAACTTGCAGCTGAAGCCTGTGGAATTCCCCTATGCCATTCTCTTTCGCAGGCGGCTGAGGCCACAGCCTCAGAACGGATCGCCTATTTGCCGATTGGCGGCCTGTCTCTGCAGTTCCAGAGCCTTCTTGGCCTGCACGGCATTCTGGAAATGCGCCTGCCGCTCAACACGGTCGTGCATCTTCTCAACCCGCTTCGCGCCAGAAGTGCCATCATCGGTGTCGCCCGCCCCTCCTATCAGGAGCTTCACCGCGACACTGCTCGGCTGCTTTCGGTGGAAAACCTCGCCATTCTCGGCAATACGCGGGATTTTGCGCAATTCACACCGTTTCGTAGCACCCGGATTTTTGGCCTCTCCAAAGGCAAAGATGTTGAATTCGTCATTCCAGCCCGCGAAACGCCCCCGGCCGAGATGCCAACCATGTTCACCACCTTCGAATATTGGCGGGCAGTGTGGACGGGGGCGGCCAGGGATGAAAGGGCCGAAACCACCATCATCTCCACGGCTGCAATCGCGCTGATGCTGGTCAACGACATGGCCATGCCATTTGAAGAGGCTTATGCCCGCAGCCTGCGGCTGTGGCACGACAGGGCGCGTAATTTCGCCAATGTCTGA
- a CDS encoding low temperature requirement protein A, translating to MGTETEISECTPAAESWIRREGQDAEKATFPELFFDLVFVFALIQLSHALAKDFGPTAALEAGILILSLWWLWIHTTWITNLLNTEKEPVRILLFVLMFGGVLLAIALPEAFAEQGFVFALIYSTMQVGRSLFALYAFKGEDRQSFLVFVRVTIWLVISSLFWLAGGLVDLTDRILLWGVALAIEYAGPACRYVVPGVASSDEDRLHLSGEHLAERCALFVIICLGETILTTGRTATEYMNSTLTFIVFCSAFVSTVAMWWIYFHHGQEEASRKAENAEEKAKIAHNLFNYGHLPIVAGIILTAVGEDFSLSHAREGVTLREAIAILGGPILFLAGNIGVKIAATYQRPVSHFAGVVALLLLLPVPGIPLFILQLASTGILLLVAVWEYLALKKSVANA from the coding sequence ATGGGAACTGAAACAGAGATTTCCGAGTGCACGCCGGCTGCGGAAAGCTGGATCAGGCGAGAAGGACAGGACGCTGAAAAGGCGACTTTCCCCGAGTTGTTTTTCGATCTGGTTTTTGTCTTCGCGCTCATCCAGCTCTCGCATGCATTGGCAAAGGATTTCGGGCCAACGGCTGCGCTTGAAGCAGGTATCCTGATATTGTCGTTATGGTGGCTGTGGATACACACGACCTGGATCACCAATCTGCTCAATACGGAAAAGGAGCCGGTCCGGATTCTGCTCTTTGTGTTGATGTTCGGTGGGGTGCTGCTGGCCATCGCTCTGCCGGAAGCTTTTGCGGAACAGGGGTTCGTTTTCGCCCTCATCTACAGCACCATGCAGGTGGGGCGGAGCCTTTTTGCGCTTTATGCCTTCAAGGGGGAAGATCGGCAGTCTTTTCTGGTTTTCGTGCGCGTAACGATCTGGCTCGTCATATCAAGCCTGTTCTGGCTGGCCGGCGGGCTGGTCGATCTGACGGACCGTATTCTCCTGTGGGGTGTGGCGCTGGCGATCGAATATGCGGGACCGGCCTGCCGTTATGTGGTGCCGGGTGTGGCATCCAGCGACGAGGACAGGCTGCATCTTTCCGGCGAACACCTGGCGGAGCGCTGCGCGCTGTTCGTGATCATCTGCCTCGGCGAAACCATTCTCACCACCGGCCGCACGGCCACTGAATATATGAATTCCACCCTGACATTCATCGTTTTCTGTTCTGCCTTCGTCAGCACCGTGGCGATGTGGTGGATCTATTTCCATCACGGGCAGGAGGAAGCGTCCAGAAAGGCTGAGAATGCAGAAGAGAAAGCGAAGATCGCCCATAATCTCTTCAACTATGGCCACCTGCCTATCGTGGCGGGCATTATCCTGACGGCGGTGGGAGAAGATTTCAGCCTGTCCCATGCCCGGGAGGGCGTGACGTTAAGGGAGGCCATCGCTATTCTCGGCGGCCCCATCCTGTTCCTTGCGGGCAATATCGGCGTCAAGATTGCCGCCACTTACCAGCGGCCCGTTTCGCATTTTGCCGGTGTGGTGGCGCTCCTCCTGCTTTTGCCGGTGCCGGGCATACCGCTTTTCATCCTGCAACTGGCAAGCACGGGCATCCTGCTGCTCGTTGCCGTGTGGGAGTATCTGGCACTGAAAAAATCAGTCGCCAACGCCTGA
- the repC gene encoding plasmid replication protein RepC, with amino-acid sequence MDSTHVTTPFGRRAMSFGVLATQFAAQKNKKTEAVDKWKLYRSVCEARPLLGVTDRSLAVLNALLSFYPKNELSSEAGLVVFPSNTQLSLRAHGMAEQTLRRHLSALVEAGLIIRKDSPNGKRYARKHRGGEISEAYGFSLAPLLARKTEIEDLAERIIRERLDLQRLRESISLCRRDIQKLCEMIAASGQTETFEGFQARYNAVAGSLGRNSKPAELKEIAGFLASLRAEVTNYLENIEKSEDLSGNDCQNERLIKNSESESISKPLDLREPATVPPVVNTAAQPACAAPVSTKPSPPPLRPVVHKQFFVPDIVLVLKACPDISLYAPGGAVTGWRDLEVATSVIRTMFNISQSAYQEALTAFGRQGTAAILACLLQKAEQISSLGGYLRNLTRKSQEGGFDLQAMLLAQLRGRTDKLETSMRA; translated from the coding sequence ATGGACAGCACACATGTAACGACGCCCTTTGGGCGGCGAGCGATGTCGTTTGGCGTTCTCGCAACTCAGTTTGCCGCACAGAAAAACAAGAAAACTGAAGCGGTCGATAAGTGGAAACTCTATCGTTCGGTCTGTGAAGCAAGACCATTGCTCGGTGTGACCGATCGCTCGCTTGCGGTCTTGAACGCGCTTTTGAGTTTTTATCCAAAGAACGAACTCTCCAGCGAAGCCGGCCTGGTCGTCTTCCCGTCCAATACGCAATTGTCGCTGAGAGCACATGGCATGGCCGAACAGACGTTGCGCCGGCATCTCTCGGCTCTCGTCGAAGCCGGTCTCATTATCCGTAAAGATAGCCCAAACGGAAAACGCTACGCCCGCAAGCACAGGGGAGGGGAGATCAGCGAAGCCTATGGTTTCTCGCTGGCGCCGCTTCTTGCCCGCAAGACAGAAATTGAAGACCTGGCTGAACGCATCATCCGCGAGCGGCTCGATCTTCAACGGCTTCGCGAAAGCATCAGCCTTTGCCGTCGTGATATCCAGAAACTCTGTGAAATGATCGCCGCCAGCGGCCAGACTGAAACATTCGAAGGGTTTCAGGCCCGCTACAATGCCGTCGCCGGATCGCTTGGCCGCAATTCAAAACCCGCTGAGCTTAAGGAAATCGCCGGTTTTCTGGCCTCGCTACGCGCAGAAGTGACCAACTATCTGGAAAATATTGAAAAATCCGAAGATTTGAGCGGCAATGACTGCCAAAATGAGCGTCTCATAAAGAATTCAGAATCCGAATCCATATCTAAACCGCTAGATTTGCGTGAACCGGCAACCGTTCCACCGGTCGTAAACACTGCGGCTCAGCCAGCATGTGCCGCACCTGTCAGTACAAAACCTTCGCCACCACCGCTCAGGCCTGTTGTTCATAAGCAATTTTTTGTTCCTGATATTGTTTTGGTTTTGAAGGCTTGCCCGGATATCTCGCTCTATGCCCCAGGCGGAGCGGTGACAGGCTGGCGCGATCTGGAGGTGGCAACCTCCGTCATCAGAACCATGTTCAACATCAGCCAGTCGGCTTATCAGGAGGCGCTCACCGCCTTCGGTCGACAGGGAACGGCGGCTATCCTTGCCTGCCTATTGCAGAAGGCGGAGCAGATCAGTTCGCTGGGTGGGTATCTACGCAATCTGACCCGGAAGTCACAGGAGGGTGGTTTTGATCTTCAAGCCATGCTGCTGGCGCAGCTGCGCGGTCGCACGGACAAGCTGGAGACGAGCATGCGAGCGTAA
- the repB gene encoding plasmid partitioning protein RepB: MSRKQIFANLGTPATDNNDAASERTRPRVRPILGSPDLVTDVVNSPVGMIGQSLNEVSERTKRAEEIEKRLAEGLTIVSLNPADIDPSFIPDRMPASEEADAGLVEAIREQGQQVPILVRPHPEFPGRYQVAFGHRRLRAVSSLGIPVKAVVRDLSDEQLVVAQGQENNERRDLTYIEKARFAQKLQMRFPRDTIMAAMSLHKGDLSNMLSVVGRIPEDLVDLIGPAPSVGRRNWMDLADQLSSSQVKEAARAYVREPSVAALVSEDRFKSLLDFLKPKAQAKKAGVWSSETGGRLAKVVESDRKLDISIDKNEAPEFAEFVLEHLQALFAEYRSKQ; the protein is encoded by the coding sequence ATGAGCAGAAAGCAGATTTTCGCAAACCTCGGTACACCGGCCACCGACAACAATGACGCTGCCAGTGAGCGGACGCGGCCACGCGTCAGGCCCATCCTTGGTTCTCCCGATCTGGTGACGGATGTTGTGAACTCGCCAGTTGGTATGATTGGCCAGTCGCTGAACGAGGTTTCGGAACGTACAAAGCGTGCTGAAGAGATCGAAAAGCGGCTCGCCGAGGGTCTGACGATCGTTTCCCTCAACCCTGCCGATATTGATCCTTCGTTCATACCAGATCGTATGCCGGCTTCCGAAGAGGCAGATGCCGGTCTGGTGGAAGCCATTCGCGAGCAGGGACAGCAGGTTCCCATTCTGGTACGCCCGCATCCCGAGTTTCCGGGCCGTTATCAGGTTGCCTTCGGTCATCGCCGTCTGCGCGCCGTCTCAAGCCTTGGTATTCCGGTCAAGGCCGTCGTTCGCGATCTTAGTGATGAACAACTGGTCGTGGCGCAGGGGCAGGAAAACAACGAGCGCCGCGATCTCACCTATATTGAAAAGGCGCGCTTCGCCCAGAAACTGCAGATGCGGTTTCCCCGCGATACGATCATGGCGGCAATGTCGCTGCACAAAGGCGATCTTTCCAACATGCTGTCGGTCGTCGGCCGCATTCCGGAGGATCTGGTTGATCTCATCGGTCCCGCGCCTAGCGTCGGTCGCCGTAACTGGATGGATCTCGCCGATCAGCTTTCCTCGTCGCAGGTCAAGGAGGCTGCCCGCGCCTATGTCCGGGAGCCTTCCGTTGCAGCGCTTGTCTCCGAAGACAGGTTCAAATCACTTCTGGATTTCCTGAAGCCCAAGGCGCAGGCGAAAAAAGCCGGTGTCTGGTCGTCTGAAACCGGTGGTCGATTGGCCAAGGTGGTCGAGAGCGACCGCAAGCTGGATATATCGATCGACAAGAACGAAGCCCCGGAATTTGCCGAATTCGTTCTGGAACATCTTCAGGCGCTGTTTGCCGAATACCGATCCAAGCAGTAA
- the repA gene encoding plasmid partitioning protein RepA, with the protein MTQSADSRRAAGAPDLTGLIQQHSAALSAQLQAHNANTFSPHTEKSMRNFSPAETARLIGIGEAYLRQIAAERPELDAAQAPGRRSYSVEDMHEIRKLLDQGARGTRRYLPHRRDGEELQVIAVMNFKGGSGKTTTSAHLAQYLALRGYRVLAIDLDPQASLSALFGHQPEIDVGPNETLYGAIRYDEERRPIAEIVRGTYIPGLHIVPGNLELMEFEHDTPRALMRRAPGDTLFFARIGQAIAQAQNFYDVVVIDCPPQLGYLTLSALTAATSVLVTVHPQMLDVMSMNQFLAMTGDLLAEIGRAGARSDYNWMRYLITRFEPSDGPQNQMVAFLRSIFGENVLNHPMLKSTAVSDAGLTNQTLFEVERTQFTRSTYDRALEAMNNVNAEVEGLIKKAWGRAA; encoded by the coding sequence ATGACACAGAGTGCCGACTCAAGACGTGCTGCAGGGGCACCCGACCTGACGGGCCTTATACAACAGCATTCGGCTGCACTGTCAGCCCAATTGCAGGCGCATAATGCAAATACATTTTCACCCCACACCGAAAAGAGCATGCGAAATTTCTCGCCCGCGGAAACCGCGCGGCTGATCGGGATTGGCGAGGCTTATCTTCGCCAGATCGCGGCTGAGCGTCCGGAACTTGACGCGGCACAGGCACCAGGCCGCCGCTCCTATTCCGTTGAAGACATGCACGAGATCAGAAAGCTTCTCGATCAGGGCGCACGTGGCACACGCCGCTATCTGCCCCACCGCCGTGACGGCGAAGAACTACAGGTCATCGCCGTCATGAATTTCAAGGGCGGCTCCGGAAAAACCACGACGTCAGCGCATCTGGCGCAATATCTGGCGCTGCGCGGTTATAGGGTTCTCGCAATCGATCTTGATCCGCAGGCCAGTTTGTCTGCTCTCTTCGGTCATCAGCCAGAAATTGATGTCGGCCCGAATGAAACGCTCTATGGCGCGATCCGCTACGACGAGGAACGCCGTCCGATCGCCGAGATCGTTCGCGGCACCTATATTCCCGGCCTTCACATCGTTCCGGGCAATCTGGAGCTCATGGAGTTCGAGCACGACACGCCCCGCGCGCTGATGCGTCGCGCTCCGGGTGACACGTTGTTTTTTGCCCGCATCGGCCAGGCAATCGCCCAGGCGCAGAATTTCTATGATGTCGTCGTGATCGATTGCCCGCCGCAACTCGGTTACCTGACACTTTCGGCATTGACGGCGGCCACCTCGGTTCTTGTCACCGTCCACCCGCAGATGCTGGACGTCATGTCCATGAACCAGTTCCTTGCCATGACCGGTGATCTTCTCGCTGAAATCGGCCGGGCCGGCGCGCGATCCGATTATAACTGGATGCGTTACCTCATTACCCGGTTTGAACCGAGTGACGGCCCGCAAAACCAGATGGTTGCTTTCCTGCGTTCGATCTTCGGTGAAAACGTCCTCAATCATCCGATGCTGAAGAGCACCGCCGTCTCCGATGCCGGATTGACCAACCAGACGCTTTTTGAAGTGGAAAGAACCCAGTTCACCCGCTCGACCTATGATCGCGCGCTGGAAGCCATGAACAATGTAAACGCTGAAGTCGAAGGACTGATCAAAAAAGCGTGGGGTAGGGCAGCATGA
- a CDS encoding FAD/NAD(P)-binding protein → MSYDVALVGSGFAAICTAAHLLSSLPAKASIAIVGDESDFGRGTAYRTELPYHRLNVPAGRMSVFPDRPEDFIEWLKENGIADDPLLFASRGDYGLYLRDRLATLLRSREQRARVDFIRAKASTCRPNDAGGFTFVLENGEMMRAQNVVLCVGVGAASLPVQTVANDEGRPQRIIGHCWQPGWLSKVKMGDRICILGSGLTMIDQVLTLRGKGHTGPIHVLSRRGLVPHPHISPPLHPVDPILPEKTTEISRLLQSLRKQVREGAPWRTVMDGLRPRTQSLWQALTAAQRNRFLRHALPWWNIHRHRIAPEVHAAFEKLLTDDILEIHAGYLSSVVEQDEGITLCYRRRHTQILKELQVDWVVNCTGMERAGIGHSRLLENMRNDGVLLLDPLGLGVEVDGQSRLLRADGQSWSGLFAAGALTAGHLWEITAVPDIRVQAQKIAQHAADRVSSNDRVSAQR, encoded by the coding sequence ATGTCCTATGATGTCGCTCTCGTCGGGTCCGGCTTCGCTGCCATCTGTACCGCCGCCCATCTTCTCTCTTCTCTGCCAGCGAAGGCCTCAATTGCCATTGTTGGCGATGAGTCTGATTTTGGGCGTGGAACGGCCTACCGTACGGAACTACCCTACCACCGGCTAAATGTGCCGGCTGGACGTATGAGTGTCTTTCCTGATCGCCCGGAAGATTTTATCGAATGGCTGAAGGAGAACGGGATAGCGGACGACCCTCTACTGTTTGCGTCGCGCGGAGATTATGGTCTTTATCTAAGAGACAGATTGGCCACTCTGTTGAGAAGCCGTGAACAGAGGGCGAGGGTGGATTTCATTCGGGCCAAGGCTTCCACCTGCCGCCCCAACGATGCGGGGGGATTTACCTTCGTTCTCGAAAACGGTGAGATGATGCGCGCGCAAAACGTTGTTCTGTGTGTAGGTGTCGGTGCGGCGAGTTTGCCGGTGCAAACTGTTGCGAACGACGAGGGCAGGCCGCAGCGGATCATCGGTCACTGCTGGCAGCCCGGGTGGCTATCGAAGGTGAAGATGGGCGACCGCATCTGTATTCTCGGTTCCGGGTTGACGATGATTGACCAAGTGCTGACCCTGCGGGGAAAAGGGCATACGGGGCCGATTCATGTCCTGTCTCGTCGCGGACTTGTGCCGCATCCGCACATCAGTCCACCTTTGCACCCGGTCGATCCAATCTTGCCGGAGAAAACCACGGAGATTAGCCGCCTGTTGCAGTCCTTGCGCAAACAGGTGAGGGAGGGCGCACCCTGGCGTACGGTCATGGATGGGCTGCGTCCGAGAACGCAGTCGCTTTGGCAAGCTCTCACGGCTGCTCAACGAAACAGGTTCCTTCGGCATGCTTTGCCGTGGTGGAATATTCACCGGCACCGCATCGCGCCGGAGGTTCATGCGGCTTTTGAGAAACTGCTTACGGATGATATTCTGGAAATCCACGCGGGTTACCTCAGCTCTGTTGTAGAGCAGGACGAGGGCATTACCCTGTGCTACCGCCGCCGGCATACGCAGATATTGAAAGAGCTGCAGGTGGACTGGGTTGTCAATTGCACGGGTATGGAGCGAGCGGGTATTGGCCATTCGCGCCTTTTGGAAAACATGCGAAACGACGGTGTGCTTCTGCTGGATCCTCTGGGTCTCGGTGTTGAAGTGGACGGCCAGTCTCGCCTGTTGCGGGCGGATGGACAAAGCTGGTCCGGCCTCTTCGCGGCCGGTGCCCTGACGGCGGGCCACTTATGGGAAATAACAGCCGTGCCGGATATTCGGGTACAGGCACAAAAAATTGCGCAACACGCCGCAGACAGAGTGTCATCGAATGATAGGGTTTCAGCCCAGCGGTAA
- a CDS encoding RidA family protein — MEKQKLVRFATADNQAGGQRRPFAKAVRAGDFVYVSGQVPTIDGEVVTGGIVAQTEQVVANIKDVLALADCTLADVVKVNVWLDDARDFSSFNAVFQKYFIDHPPARSTVQSPLMVDAKVEMDVIAYKPVA; from the coding sequence ATGGAAAAGCAGAAACTGGTGAGGTTCGCGACGGCTGATAATCAGGCCGGTGGCCAACGTCGGCCATTTGCGAAGGCCGTTCGGGCCGGCGATTTTGTCTATGTTTCCGGGCAGGTGCCGACCATTGACGGGGAAGTGGTGACCGGCGGCATCGTGGCACAGACCGAGCAGGTTGTGGCCAACATCAAGGACGTTCTGGCGCTTGCCGATTGCACGCTTGCCGATGTGGTAAAGGTTAACGTCTGGCTGGATGATGCCCGAGATTTTTCGAGCTTCAATGCCGTTTTCCAGAAATATTTCATCGATCATCCGCCGGCGCGCTCGACCGTGCAGTCGCCGCTGATGGTCGATGCAAAGGTGGAAATGGATGTTATCGCTTATAAGCCGGTGGCTTAA